A genomic segment from Eisenibacter elegans DSM 3317 encodes:
- a CDS encoding heavy metal translocating P-type ATPase gives MDTTKSAPDTVAQATCYHCGDACAPQEVRHFDEKTFCCHGCQTVYEILAQKDLCTYYDLSPNPGTKQAGGAWGERYAFLDNEALARQLISFDDGTWQHITLHLPTMHCSACIWLVEHLPGIRAGVQSARVNFTKRTVALVFRADTVSLRQLVEQLAALGYPPDISLEHGEKRQKRQQYAQLLYKIGIAGFCFGNIMLFSFPEYLALNDWLDGQYKQWFGYLSILLALPIVLYAASDYFVSAYQALKIRKVNLDVPIAVGIMALFGRSTYEILTLTGMGYLDSLASLVFFLLVGRWVQQMTFEHLSFERDYKAYFPLAIQVQQPDGSWEYQTITTLKKGNVIQVRNQELIPADGILLSAEAAIDYSFVTGEAQLIHKQQGDYLYAGGRQAAAAITLAVQKEVAQSYLTQLWNNEAFRQPKALPDLRLERLSQYFTLITLSIATLTALYWYWADAGRMWQTFTAVLIIACPCALALATPYALGNAMRLLGHARCYLRQPEVLHYLAKATHLVFDKTGTITQTRKQHIRYEGAPLSRAQQQVLAYLTQQSTHPLSRMVATELGKALGTLPDYLGCEHYQEHTGKGIEAYLGGQCYRIGAAAFVGAESPAAAPNESRVYVGENGQAWGYFAIQHHYRQGLGEMMQALSSYECALLSGDNDHERDRLTPYFAPDQMHFEQSPQDKLTYIQALQAAPQNTVVMIGDGLNDAGALRQSNVGIAITEDTTAFSPACDAILDAQMLPQLPTILRYSKDTARIIRSSLALSLAYNLVGVSIAVTGNLSPIVAAILMPISSITVVGFVIGTTYWAAKRRGLV, from the coding sequence ATGGATACCACCAAATCTGCCCCCGATACTGTTGCTCAAGCTACTTGTTACCACTGTGGGGATGCCTGTGCGCCTCAAGAAGTCCGTCATTTTGATGAGAAAACTTTTTGCTGTCATGGCTGCCAGACGGTATACGAAATATTAGCCCAAAAAGACCTCTGTACCTATTACGATCTCAGCCCCAACCCGGGCACCAAGCAAGCCGGCGGCGCTTGGGGTGAGCGCTATGCCTTTCTGGACAATGAGGCGCTGGCGCGTCAGCTCATCAGCTTCGATGACGGTACTTGGCAGCATATCACCCTGCACCTACCCACGATGCATTGCAGCGCCTGCATTTGGCTGGTAGAGCACCTGCCCGGCATCCGCGCCGGAGTACAGTCTGCACGGGTCAATTTTACCAAACGAACGGTCGCGCTCGTATTTCGTGCTGATACCGTATCGCTGCGCCAACTAGTCGAGCAGTTGGCCGCCTTAGGATACCCCCCCGACATCAGTCTGGAGCACGGCGAAAAACGGCAAAAGCGACAACAATACGCCCAACTACTCTACAAAATCGGAATTGCCGGATTCTGCTTCGGAAACATTATGCTTTTTAGCTTTCCCGAATATCTGGCCCTCAACGACTGGCTCGACGGGCAATACAAGCAATGGTTTGGCTACTTGAGCATTTTGTTGGCGCTGCCCATCGTCTTGTATGCGGCCTCTGATTACTTTGTTTCGGCCTATCAGGCACTCAAAATACGCAAAGTCAATCTGGATGTACCCATCGCTGTGGGCATTATGGCCTTGTTTGGGCGCAGCACCTACGAAATCCTTACCCTTACCGGAATGGGTTATCTCGATTCATTGGCTAGCCTAGTGTTCTTCTTACTCGTAGGCCGCTGGGTGCAGCAAATGACTTTCGAGCACCTCTCTTTTGAGCGCGACTACAAGGCCTACTTCCCACTGGCCATCCAAGTACAACAGCCTGACGGCTCTTGGGAGTACCAAACCATCACCACGCTCAAAAAGGGGAATGTCATCCAAGTGCGCAACCAAGAGCTGATTCCGGCAGATGGTATATTGCTAAGCGCCGAAGCAGCCATAGATTACAGCTTCGTAACCGGCGAAGCACAGCTTATCCACAAGCAACAGGGCGACTACCTCTACGCAGGCGGACGACAAGCTGCGGCGGCCATCACCCTAGCCGTACAAAAAGAGGTGGCGCAAAGCTATCTGACCCAACTCTGGAACAATGAAGCCTTCCGTCAGCCCAAAGCCCTGCCCGACCTGAGGCTGGAGCGCCTCAGCCAGTACTTTACCCTCATTACCCTCAGCATTGCCACCCTGACGGCGCTGTACTGGTATTGGGCCGATGCCGGACGAATGTGGCAGACTTTTACGGCGGTGCTCATCATTGCCTGCCCTTGTGCGCTAGCGCTGGCTACCCCCTATGCTTTGGGGAATGCGATGCGCCTTTTGGGGCACGCCCGCTGCTACCTCCGCCAACCTGAAGTACTGCATTATTTGGCCAAGGCCACTCACCTCGTATTTGACAAAACCGGTACCATCACCCAAACGCGCAAACAGCATATCCGCTATGAAGGGGCGCCCCTGAGCCGCGCTCAACAGCAGGTATTGGCCTATCTCACCCAACAATCGACACACCCGCTCAGCCGGATGGTCGCTACTGAACTAGGCAAAGCACTGGGTACACTGCCCGACTACCTAGGTTGTGAACATTATCAGGAGCATACCGGCAAAGGAATCGAAGCATACCTTGGGGGGCAGTGTTATCGGATAGGGGCGGCGGCCTTTGTAGGTGCTGAAAGCCCTGCCGCCGCCCCCAATGAATCGCGGGTGTATGTGGGCGAAAACGGACAAGCTTGGGGCTATTTTGCTATTCAACATCATTACCGCCAAGGGTTGGGAGAAATGATGCAGGCCTTATCATCCTACGAATGTGCTTTGCTTTCGGGCGATAACGACCACGAGCGCGATAGGCTGACACCGTATTTCGCCCCTGATCAGATGCATTTCGAGCAATCACCACAAGATAAACTGACCTATATCCAAGCACTACAAGCAGCACCCCAAAATACTGTAGTGATGATTGGCGACGGCCTAAACGATGCCGGCGCTCTGCGCCAAAGCAATGTCGGGATTGCTATCACAGAAGACACTACGGCCTTCTCGCCGGCCTGCGATGCAATTCTGGACGCACAAATGCTCCCCCAGTTGCCTACTATCTTACGGTACAGTAAGGATACAGCGCGCATCATCCGCAGTAGTTTGGCGCTTTCGCTGGCCTACAACTTGGTGGGCGTATCAATAGCCGTAACGGGTAATTTATCCCCTATTGTGGCTGCGATATTGATGCCCATCAGCTCTATCACAGTAGTGGGGTTTGTGATTGGCACTACCTATTGGGCTGCCAAAAGACGGGGGCTTGTATGA
- a CDS encoding type III pantothenate kinase codes for MLIAVDIGNSNVVLGIYQAATWTHTLRLESAREASALSFSLQIADYLLEQNLSAGQASGLIISSVVPDLTPLVRQACEQVFQRPATMLNAALYERLKLPILRPHEIGADLVANAVAAFDKYRQTCIIIDFGTALTFTTLNDQGSIVGVSIAPGLKTAIHALYQNTAQLPEVPLELPETVLGLNTTHAIQAGVMLGYVGMVEKMIERIRRELNRNCRVVVTGGLSFVMRPLAYLFDDIVPHLTLDGLRLLYEKSEQQPD; via the coding sequence ATGTTGATTGCAGTAGATATTGGTAACTCTAATGTGGTATTGGGTATTTATCAAGCCGCCACTTGGACACACACGCTACGCCTCGAAAGCGCCCGCGAAGCCTCTGCCCTGTCGTTTAGTTTGCAAATTGCAGACTATCTTTTGGAGCAAAACCTAAGCGCTGGGCAAGCCAGTGGTCTCATTATCAGCAGTGTAGTGCCAGACCTTACTCCCTTGGTTCGGCAGGCCTGCGAGCAGGTGTTCCAACGCCCCGCCACAATGCTCAATGCAGCTTTGTATGAGCGGCTGAAGCTGCCCATCTTGCGCCCACACGAAATCGGTGCCGACTTGGTAGCCAATGCGGTAGCTGCTTTTGACAAATACCGACAAACGTGTATTATCATTGATTTTGGCACTGCCTTGACTTTTACTACCCTCAACGACCAAGGTAGTATCGTGGGGGTTTCGATTGCCCCGGGGCTCAAAACTGCCATCCACGCCCTCTACCAAAATACGGCTCAGCTGCCCGAAGTGCCGTTGGAGCTGCCCGAAACGGTTTTAGGCCTCAATACCACCCACGCCATTCAGGCCGGTGTGATGTTGGGGTATGTCGGAATGGTAGAGAAGATGATAGAGCGCATCCGGCGCGAACTCAACCGCAATTGCCGTGTGGTCGTAACCGGAGGACTGTCTTTTGTGATGCGCCCGCTGGCCTATCTGTTTGATGATATTGTGCCACACCTTACCCTCGACGGCCTCCGCCTTTTGTACGAGAAAAGCGAGCAGCAGCCCGATTGA